Proteins encoded within one genomic window of Scomber japonicus isolate fScoJap1 chromosome 16, fScoJap1.pri, whole genome shotgun sequence:
- the mrpl33 gene encoding 39S ribosomal protein L33, mitochondrial, with product MFLTTVNLAKAKSKTVLVQMMSAAGTGYFFNTKRNRLTQKLVLRKHDPVVNKHVLFFEKRKIRSI from the exons ATGTTCCTCACCACCGTTAACT TGGCCAAGGCTAAATCCAA GACAGTGCTGGTGCAGATGATGAGCGCTGCAGGGACAGGTTACTTCTTCAACACGAAGAGGAACCGACTCACACAGAAACTGGTGCTGCGCAAACATGATCCAGTCG TGAACAAGCACGTCCTGTTTTTTGAGAAGAGGAAGATCAGATCGATTTAA